A DNA window from Clavibacter sepedonicus contains the following coding sequences:
- the glyA gene encoding serine hydroxymethyltransferase translates to MPVDQSFNAPLSEVDPEIAAVLEQELGRQRGTLEMIASENFVPRAVLQSQGSVLTNKYAEGYPGRRYYGGCEFVDVAEQLAIDRAKSLFGAEFANVQPHSGATANAAVLAAIAQPGDTILGLELAHGGHLTHGMKLNFSGKLYDAAAYGVDPDTFLIDMDVVREKALEHRPQVIIAGWSAYPRHLDFAAFRSIADEVGAKLWVDMAHFAGLVAAGVHPSPVPYADVVSSTVHKTLAGPRSGVILSRDTALAKKLNSAVFPGQQGGPLMHVIAAKATAFKIAATEEFADRQRRTIQGAQILAERLVAADSTEAGVSVLTGGTDVHLVLADLRNSPIDGKQAEDALHEVGITVNRNSVPFDPRPPMVTSGVRIGTSALATRGFGETEFTEVADIIAETLKPGSDLAALRARVLTLTDGFPLYEGLTQ, encoded by the coding sequence ATGCCCGTCGACCAGTCCTTCAACGCCCCCCTCTCCGAGGTCGACCCGGAGATCGCGGCCGTCCTCGAGCAGGAGCTCGGCCGCCAGCGCGGCACCCTCGAGATGATCGCCAGCGAGAACTTCGTGCCGCGCGCGGTGCTGCAGTCGCAGGGATCCGTGCTCACCAACAAATACGCCGAGGGCTACCCGGGCCGCCGCTACTACGGCGGCTGCGAGTTCGTCGACGTCGCCGAGCAGCTCGCCATCGACCGCGCGAAGAGCCTCTTCGGCGCCGAGTTCGCCAACGTCCAGCCGCACTCGGGCGCCACCGCGAACGCCGCCGTCCTCGCCGCCATCGCGCAGCCGGGCGACACGATCCTCGGCCTCGAGCTCGCGCACGGCGGCCACCTCACGCACGGCATGAAGCTCAACTTCTCCGGCAAGCTCTACGACGCCGCGGCCTACGGCGTGGACCCCGACACCTTCCTCATCGACATGGACGTCGTGCGCGAGAAGGCGCTCGAGCACCGGCCGCAGGTCATCATCGCCGGCTGGTCGGCGTACCCCCGCCACCTCGACTTCGCCGCGTTCCGCTCCATCGCGGACGAGGTCGGCGCCAAGCTCTGGGTCGACATGGCGCACTTCGCCGGCCTCGTCGCCGCGGGCGTGCACCCCTCGCCCGTGCCCTACGCGGACGTCGTCTCCTCCACCGTGCACAAGACCCTCGCGGGCCCCCGGTCCGGCGTGATCCTCAGCCGCGACACCGCGCTCGCCAAGAAGCTCAACTCGGCCGTCTTCCCGGGCCAGCAGGGCGGGCCGCTCATGCACGTCATCGCGGCCAAGGCCACGGCGTTCAAGATCGCGGCCACCGAGGAGTTCGCCGACCGGCAGCGCCGCACCATCCAGGGCGCGCAGATCCTCGCCGAACGCCTCGTCGCGGCCGACTCCACCGAGGCCGGCGTCTCCGTCCTCACCGGCGGCACCGACGTGCACCTCGTGCTGGCGGACCTCCGGAACTCGCCCATCGACGGCAAGCAGGCGGAGGACGCGCTGCACGAGGTCGGCATCACGGTCAACCGCAACTCGGTGCCGTTCGACCCGCGCCCGCCGATGGTCACCTCGGGCGTCCGCATCGGCACGTCGGCGCTCGCGACCCGCGGCTTCGGCGAGACCGAGTTCACCGAGGTGGCGGACATCATCGCCGAGACCCTGAAGCCCGGCAGCGACCTCGCCGCCCTGCGTGCGCGCGTGCTGACGCTCACCGACGGCTTCCCGCTCTACGAGGGCCTCACCCAGTGA
- a CDS encoding LysR substrate-binding domain-containing protein has product MLDPTLLATFLAVADTRSFTQAAARLGISQPTVSQQVRRLERAVDRTLIARDTRAMRLTDAGDAMAGFARTILAAHRAAESYFGGSEVSGRLRFGTADDLAITQLPRILRHFRQLHPQIELELTVTQSGPLHRRLLAGQLDLILTKTTVDEQPSARLVGRDRMVWVGLERTLVEAGATVPLIAYRAPSISRQMAMDALERAGRTWRITCSTRDVNGVLAAVRAGMGVAVLPQALIPTDLVKVTSRLGLPELDEVDYVLMDNPAGPRASIEALTSAIMSRGVTRAS; this is encoded by the coding sequence GTGCTCGACCCGACCCTGCTCGCGACGTTCCTCGCCGTCGCCGACACCCGCAGCTTCACGCAGGCGGCCGCGCGGCTCGGCATCAGCCAGCCGACCGTGAGCCAGCAGGTGCGCCGGCTCGAGCGGGCCGTCGACCGCACGCTCATCGCGCGCGACACCCGGGCGATGCGCCTCACCGACGCGGGGGACGCGATGGCCGGCTTCGCGCGCACGATCCTCGCGGCGCACCGGGCGGCGGAGAGCTACTTCGGCGGATCCGAGGTGAGCGGCCGTCTGCGCTTCGGCACCGCGGACGACCTCGCCATCACGCAGCTGCCGCGGATCCTCCGCCACTTCCGGCAGCTGCACCCGCAGATCGAGCTGGAGCTCACGGTGACGCAGAGCGGGCCGCTGCACCGGCGGCTGCTCGCGGGCCAGCTCGACCTGATCCTCACCAAGACCACGGTCGACGAGCAGCCGTCCGCCCGGCTCGTCGGCCGCGACCGGATGGTGTGGGTGGGCCTCGAGCGCACGCTCGTCGAGGCGGGCGCGACCGTGCCGCTCATCGCGTACCGCGCGCCGAGCATCAGCAGGCAGATGGCGATGGACGCGCTCGAGCGGGCGGGCCGCACCTGGCGGATCACGTGCAGCACGCGCGACGTGAACGGCGTGCTCGCGGCGGTGCGCGCGGGCATGGGCGTCGCGGTGCTGCCGCAGGCGCTCATCCCGACCGACCTCGTGAAGGTGACCTCGCGTCTCGGCCTGCCCGAGCTCGACGAGGTGGACTACGTGCTGATGGACAACCCGGCGGGACCGCGCGCGTCGATCGAGGCGCTGACGTCGGCGATCATGTCGCGCGGGGTGACGCGCGCGAGCTGA
- a CDS encoding bifunctional methylenetetrahydrofolate dehydrogenase/methenyltetrahydrofolate cyclohydrolase, translating to MTAVVLDGVATASAVKSELAVRIRALREQGLVPGLGTLLVGDDPGSRSYVAGKHRDCAEVGIESIRVDLPADATEADVRTAIERLNSDPAVTGYIVQLPLPAGIDENAMLELIDPSKDADGLHPTNLGRLVLGVQGELTSPLPCTPAGIVEMLQRYDVPIAGQHVVVVGRGLTVGRPLGLLLTRKGLDATVTLTHSRTRDIEQEVRRADIVVAAVGAAHLVKPEWVKPGAAVLDVGITRVVDPETGKARLTGDVDPAVAEVAGHLSPNPRGVGPMTRAMLLANVVQAAERDARLAAELRG from the coding sequence GTGACCGCGGTCGTGCTCGACGGTGTCGCCACCGCGTCGGCCGTCAAGTCCGAGCTGGCCGTGCGGATCCGCGCCCTCCGCGAGCAGGGCCTCGTCCCGGGGCTCGGCACGCTGCTCGTGGGCGACGACCCGGGATCCCGCTCCTACGTCGCCGGCAAGCACCGCGACTGCGCCGAGGTCGGCATCGAGTCCATCCGGGTCGACCTGCCGGCGGACGCCACCGAGGCCGACGTGCGGACCGCGATCGAGCGGCTCAACTCGGATCCCGCCGTCACGGGCTACATCGTGCAGCTGCCGCTCCCCGCGGGGATCGACGAGAACGCGATGCTCGAGCTCATCGACCCGTCGAAGGACGCGGACGGCCTGCACCCGACCAACCTGGGCCGGCTCGTGCTCGGCGTGCAGGGCGAGCTGACCTCGCCGCTGCCGTGCACGCCCGCGGGCATCGTCGAGATGCTGCAGCGCTACGACGTGCCGATCGCCGGCCAGCACGTGGTCGTCGTCGGCCGCGGCCTCACGGTGGGCCGGCCGCTCGGCCTGCTGCTCACGCGCAAGGGCCTCGACGCCACCGTCACCCTCACGCACTCCCGCACGCGCGACATCGAGCAGGAGGTCCGCCGGGCCGACATCGTGGTCGCGGCCGTGGGCGCCGCGCACCTCGTGAAGCCCGAGTGGGTGAAGCCGGGCGCCGCCGTGCTGGACGTGGGGATCACGCGCGTCGTGGATCCCGAGACCGGCAAGGCGCGCCTCACCGGCGACGTGGATCCCGCGGTCGCCGAGGTCGCCGGCCACCTGTCGCCGAACCCGCGCGGCGTGGGTCCCATGACCCGCGCCATGCTGCTCGCCAACGTGGTGCAGGCCGCCGAGCGCGACGCGCGCCTGGCCGCCGAGCTACGCGGCTGA
- a CDS encoding gamma carbonic anhydrase family protein — MTVDPQATVRALPGSPAPDIAPDALVAAGARVVGRVTLAAGSSVWFNAVLRAEAADIRIGARSNLQDNVSCHVDAGFPLTVGEGVSVGHNAVLHGCTIQDGCIVGMSATVMNGAVVGRESLLAGGTVVLEGQSIPPRSLVAGVPGKVRRELTDEEVAGLRINADQYVENARLHAGAIPTPAVLLGTESATGPAREEGTA, encoded by the coding sequence ATGACCGTCGATCCCCAGGCCACCGTCCGCGCGCTCCCCGGATCCCCCGCACCCGACATCGCGCCCGACGCCCTCGTGGCGGCGGGCGCGCGCGTCGTCGGTCGCGTGACGCTCGCCGCCGGATCCAGCGTGTGGTTCAACGCCGTGCTGCGCGCGGAGGCCGCTGACATCCGGATCGGTGCCCGCTCCAACCTGCAGGACAACGTCAGCTGCCACGTCGACGCGGGCTTCCCGCTCACGGTCGGCGAGGGCGTGAGCGTCGGCCACAACGCGGTGCTGCACGGCTGCACGATCCAGGACGGCTGCATCGTCGGCATGTCCGCCACCGTGATGAACGGCGCGGTCGTCGGCCGCGAGTCGCTGCTCGCAGGCGGGACCGTGGTGCTGGAAGGGCAGAGCATCCCGCCGCGCTCGCTCGTCGCCGGGGTGCCCGGCAAGGTGCGGCGCGAGCTCACCGACGAGGAGGTCGCGGGGCTCCGGATCAATGCCGACCAGTACGTGGAGAACGCGCGGCTGCACGCCGGGGCGATCCCGACGCCGGCCGTCCTGCTGGGCACCGAGTCCGCGACCGGCCCCGCACGCGAGGAGGGGACGGCCTGA
- a CDS encoding DUF3459 domain-containing protein, with protein sequence MGSTALTTDPAAGGHDRDGARADAADRAPAEPATAPPVDRDALAADLRPLVGDDADALADALAANLQDVRPRRTPALGSPDDLHLDLRAGGVCYVDRYADDLRGLAARIPALRDLGLTHLQITPVTERADDADADADALLAPGVRVRAELGSAADLAALADALHDAGLTLAVDLSPVDADAPLADRIRSAVREAVALAAAGADVVRVDPAAVIGERPDAERAALLRVIASAGRRVAPALALAVAADADPRGAAELLDGDAVRLADDPALTALVWEALATRSAAPLSRALVRRGDVPAGSARTARVRSHDALRFAFDDDDARALGIDPDEHRRFLADYHVGRFPGSHARGIWHPDGAVAGTTASLAGLEQDDPGAVERILLAHSIALSTGGLPLLVLGDEVGQLNDYGYDDVPAHADDSRWVNRPLYPFERYDQRDDRTTSTGVIHAGVRRLLAVRRATPALGGTRVVGFDANDPHVLGYQRPHDDGTVLVLANLGDEPATVSAETLGGFAEHAVDLVRDERLRLTKGVVLSPRTFVWLQAAHDLA encoded by the coding sequence ATGGGGAGCACAGCGCTCACGACCGATCCCGCGGCTGGCGGACACGACCGCGACGGCGCGCGCGCCGACGCCGCCGACCGCGCCCCCGCCGAGCCGGCCACCGCGCCCCCGGTCGACCGCGACGCCCTCGCCGCCGACCTCCGCCCGCTCGTGGGCGACGACGCCGACGCCCTCGCCGACGCGCTGGCCGCCAACCTGCAGGACGTGCGGCCGCGTCGCACCCCGGCCCTGGGATCCCCCGACGACCTCCACCTCGACCTCCGCGCGGGCGGCGTCTGCTACGTCGACCGGTACGCCGACGACCTCCGGGGCCTCGCCGCCCGGATCCCCGCCCTCCGCGACCTCGGGCTCACGCACCTGCAGATCACGCCCGTCACCGAGCGCGCCGATGATGCCGACGCGGACGCCGACGCGCTCCTGGCGCCGGGCGTGCGCGTGCGGGCCGAGCTCGGATCCGCCGCCGACCTCGCCGCCCTCGCCGACGCCCTGCACGACGCGGGCCTCACGCTCGCGGTCGACCTCTCCCCCGTGGACGCCGACGCGCCCCTCGCCGACCGGATCCGCTCCGCCGTCCGCGAGGCCGTCGCGCTCGCCGCCGCGGGGGCCGACGTGGTCCGCGTGGATCCCGCCGCCGTCATCGGCGAGCGCCCCGACGCCGAACGCGCCGCCCTCCTCCGCGTGATCGCCTCCGCCGGCCGCCGCGTCGCCCCCGCGCTCGCGCTGGCCGTCGCCGCCGACGCCGACCCGCGCGGGGCCGCCGAGCTCCTCGACGGCGACGCCGTGCGCCTCGCCGACGACCCCGCGCTCACCGCGCTCGTCTGGGAGGCGCTCGCCACCCGGTCCGCCGCGCCGCTCTCCCGCGCCCTCGTGCGCCGCGGCGACGTGCCGGCCGGATCCGCCCGCACCGCGCGCGTCCGCAGCCACGACGCCCTCCGCTTCGCCTTCGACGACGACGACGCGCGCGCCCTCGGCATCGACCCCGACGAGCACCGCCGCTTCCTCGCCGACTACCACGTGGGCCGGTTCCCCGGCAGCCACGCCCGCGGCATCTGGCACCCGGACGGCGCGGTCGCCGGCACCACCGCCTCCCTCGCGGGCCTCGAGCAGGACGACCCGGGCGCGGTCGAGCGGATCCTGCTGGCCCACTCCATCGCCCTCAGCACCGGCGGCCTCCCGCTCCTCGTGCTCGGCGACGAGGTCGGCCAGCTCAACGACTACGGCTACGACGACGTCCCCGCGCACGCCGACGACAGCAGGTGGGTGAACCGCCCGCTCTACCCGTTCGAGCGCTACGACCAGCGCGACGACCGCACCACGAGCACGGGCGTCATCCACGCGGGCGTCCGCCGGCTCCTCGCGGTACGCCGTGCCACGCCCGCGCTCGGCGGCACGCGCGTCGTCGGCTTCGACGCGAACGACCCGCACGTGCTCGGCTACCAGCGCCCGCACGACGACGGCACGGTCCTCGTGCTCGCGAACCTCGGCGACGAGCCGGCGACGGTGTCCGCGGAGACGCTGGGGGGATTCGCGGAGCACGCCGTCGACCTCGTGCGCGACGAGCGGCTCCGCCTCACGAAGGGCGTCGTGCTCAGCCCGCGCACGTTCGTCTGGCTCCAGGCGGCTCACGACCTCGCGTGA
- a CDS encoding GNAT family N-acetyltransferase, whose amino-acid sequence MGTPADVVTELADDPDAVREIGRALSAWFPASTHPGGFAWEASTGQLPERMAVVRDGAGALIGWAAFSTDDARVECAPDDDATTDLLAAWILDAAGEGRTSVAVHRGQGRLRGILADRGFADEAIPLAGLRHPARDTGARPPAEYRIRPVAEGEEQAKVDAHRRAWKPVELPFTDGSGDGIDPDAESPFDADDYAAMRAAPVYRRELDLVVEAPDGSLAGTCTAWLDEASGWAELEPLGIVPEHRRRGLAQTLALDVCRRVGELGGHDVFINASPLPYYRAPWDAYVAAAFVPMERGTRMRPRARSARPTLAA is encoded by the coding sequence ATGGGAACCCCTGCGGACGTCGTGACCGAGCTCGCCGACGACCCGGATGCCGTCCGCGAGATCGGGCGCGCGCTGTCCGCGTGGTTCCCCGCGTCGACGCACCCCGGCGGATTCGCGTGGGAGGCGTCCACCGGCCAGCTTCCGGAGCGGATGGCCGTCGTGCGCGACGGGGCCGGTGCGCTCATCGGCTGGGCCGCCTTCTCCACGGACGACGCGCGCGTCGAGTGCGCGCCCGACGACGACGCCACCACCGACCTGCTGGCCGCGTGGATCCTGGACGCGGCGGGCGAGGGACGCACGAGCGTCGCCGTCCACCGCGGGCAGGGCCGGCTGCGCGGGATCCTCGCGGACCGCGGCTTCGCCGACGAGGCGATTCCGCTCGCCGGGCTCCGCCACCCCGCCCGCGACACGGGCGCACGGCCGCCCGCCGAGTACCGCATCCGGCCGGTCGCCGAGGGCGAGGAGCAGGCCAAGGTCGACGCGCACCGCCGGGCATGGAAGCCGGTCGAGCTGCCCTTCACCGACGGATCCGGCGACGGCATCGACCCCGACGCCGAGAGCCCCTTCGACGCGGACGACTACGCGGCCATGCGGGCGGCTCCCGTGTACCGGCGCGAGCTGGACCTCGTGGTCGAGGCGCCCGACGGCTCGCTCGCCGGCACGTGCACCGCGTGGCTCGACGAGGCGAGCGGATGGGCGGAGCTCGAGCCGCTCGGCATCGTGCCGGAGCACCGCCGACGGGGCCTCGCGCAGACGCTCGCGCTCGACGTCTGCCGCCGCGTCGGCGAGCTCGGCGGGCACGACGTGTTCATCAACGCCTCGCCGCTCCCCTACTACCGCGCGCCGTGGGACGCGTACGTCGCCGCCGCCTTCGTGCCCATGGAGCGCGGCACGCGGATGCGCCCGCGGGCCCGATCCGCGCGGCCTACCCTGGCGGCATGA